GGGCAGCCGCTCGCTGATGAATGTGACTTTCCGTTGTCCGAACGAGGATTTGGATAAACTGTTTGTCAAGCAAGCCGCCGAGAAGGATATGCTGACGCTGGCGGGGCACCGCTCGGCAGGCGGCGTGCGTGCATCAATATACAACGCCATGCCGATGGCAGGGGTTGAAACACTGGCGGAGTTTATGGGCGAGTTTGCGAAGGCAAACGGGTAATATGGCCAATCCGAACATTAAATACCCCAAGGTGAGAAAGAAAAAACGCCGATACATATGCCCGCATTGCGGGCAGAAATGCATAAGTCCTTGGCATGCGGGAAGCAGTGGTTTTAGAGATGTTCTTCGTTTCTACGCCTTTATGTTTCAGTTTCTCATGTGGGTGGCGTGGCGGCGTGTGGGTACAATCAAGTGTGCGGAGTGCGGTGTACGGCTGTCTGTTCGTGTGAAATATAAACAGCATTGCGTAAAACGTTGGTCAAGGGCATTAAAGTTTTTCTCCGGCATTCTGGCGGCTATTGCCTTTGTGGTTTTTTGGGAATCAACGGGGTCGGACGCGTTTTTTATTCCGTTTTTGCTGACGATATTGGTGCTGTTCTTTTTGCCGGGCATTCTCTTTTCGATGCCGGTGGCGTTGGGACGGCGCAAGAAAATCTTTGCCGTGATGGATATGGATGAGCAACGCAGCTCAGAGGCCGGCGCGATTTTTATCTCGGCCGCCATGGTGGCTGTGCCACCGCTCAAAGAAGTGGCGTTTGATATACAAGCGCAGCTTGACTTTACGGGCATGGCGTGCCCTGAACACGTTGTGTACGACTACTCTACCTACGATCTGCGTTTTAGCAGCGACGGAGAGTCATATCCTGTTTTGCTAGGCATTGCTGTGCTTAATGGTGAAGTAAAATACTTTGAACTTGAATTCTTGGGCAAGACATATGGTATTATAAGGCCCGATATCAAAGAGGGGCAAGCCTTTGAACTTGAGGACTACAAAGGAAACCACATTCACGGCGTGATTACAAAAATTTATAAATCAACTTAGGAGGAACAAACTATGTTCAACATTCTCACGCTCAACAAAATCGCCAAAGTCGGTCTCGACCGCTTGCCGAGCGACAAATTTACTTGCGCGGATAATCATGCCGACCCCGATGGCGTTATCTTGCGCTCGGCCGATATGCACGGCTTTGAGCTGGGTGGAAACTTGAAAGCCATTGCGCGGGCGGGCGCGGGCACAAATAACATTCCTGTCGATGCGTGTGCCGAAGCTGGCATTGTTGTTTTCAACACGCCGGGCGCGAATGCCAACGCCGTGAAAGAGCTTTGCCTCGGCGCGCTGGTGCTGGCCTCGCGTGACGTTTACGGCGGTATGGCGTGGGTGCAGTCGCTGCAGGGCACCGAAGAGGTGGCCAAGGCCGTTGAAAAAGGAAAGTCAAACTACGTCGGGCCTGAGTTGAAAGGCAAGAAAATTGGCGTGTTGGGACTAGGCGCGATTGGCGCGCCGGTGGCCAACGCGGCGTACGCGCTTGATATGGAAGTTTACGGCTACGATCCGTTTATGAGTGCTGAGAGCGCATGGAAACTCAGTCGCGCTGTTAAGCCTGCGCCCAGCTTGAATTTCTTGTTTAGTGAATGCGACCATGTGTCGCTGCATATTCCCAGTACGCCGGATAACAAGGCACAGCTTAAAGAGGCACTTGCCGCAGCAAAGCCGGGATTGCGAATCATCAATATGGCGCGCGGCGATTTGTTCAGCAATGACGATATTTTATCAGCGTTGTCGGATGGCCGCCTGGCACGATATGTCACAGACTTCCCCAACGAGGGAATGTTGGGGCATAAAGATATTGTTTGCATTCCGCACTTGGGTGCATCAACACCGGAGAGTGAAGACAACTGTGCGGTGATGGCGGCCGATGAATTGCAAGACTATTTGGTCAACGGCAACATCGCCAACAGCGTTAACTTCCCCAATGTGTCGATGGCGCGAGAGTTTCCGCACCGGCTCTGTGTGGCGCATAAGAATGTGCCTAACATTCTCAATACGCTTACGTCGGCTTGCGGCGTCAACGGCATCAACATTGAGAATATGCAGAATAAATCGAAGAAAGATTATGCCTACACATTGCTCGACAGTGCGACGCCGTTCGACAGTGACGCGGTGGCAAAGTTAGAAGGCATTGAGGGGATCTTGAGGATTAGAGTTCTATAAGCATAGCCTATTTTTCCCCTTGACACTAGCCTCCCGCATGCTGTATAATAGAAAAACTATTCGGCACGGTTGTCTAGCAAGATACAGGAGGTCATCACATCATGGCAGAACAAAAAAACATCGTGGGCGAGGAGTCATCAGCACATCGCCTGTTTATTACCAATATACGCGACGCACGGCGGAAACAACGGAACATTATTGTGTTGTTTGCTTTTTTCCTGTTGACGTTTTTGATTCCGCAGCTTAATGTTGTGCCGAGTGTGCAAGTTGTTACGCGCAGTCCCGAAACCATGCGTACAACGGTGACACAGTTGATGGAGCCGTCGAGTTATGCTGAAATTTTTGTCGGCGATGACCCGAGCAGTTTCCGTGCCGGTATTGAGCATGTTCTCAATCCGAGCGAGATGCCGACGATTTTGAGCGACAACCTTGCTGAGCAAATCGCGCGGCGCCGCATTCCAAATGTACCGGAATGGGTTTCCGATGGTACGATTGCATTGGTGGCATATGCTGTGCCGCTTATTTTGGTGGTGCAGCTCTTATTGTTGGGCTTGGGTGTGTTTGGATTGGTGCTGAGCTATAAGGACAAAGACAATGAGCGTCTGCGCGGTATGGCGTTGCTGCGGGTTGCTGCGTGGAGTTTTGCAGGCAGCTATTTGCTGTTGATGCTGATTTTCTTGGGCTTTAATCTCGCGGTGGGATATATCATTACGTTTGGATTGCCGGGCATTGCTCTATTGTCGTTGGCGGCGTCACTGCTCTTTATACGCCAAGTTTTTATGTTCCGTTGGTTTATGTATCCAGAGACGGTTATCAGCAAAGAAGTGGCGCATCTGTCGTACTACACAAGCCAAGGCACAAAAGAGTGTCCGCACTGCCACGCCAATGTACTTGAAACATTGGAAAGCTGTCCCGAATGTGGGCAGGCATTAGTAGAGCGTTGGAAATGCCGCGAATGCGGGCAGGTTAATACTGCGTCTCGCCAGCTCTGTTACAGTTGCGGTCATCCGCCGCGCAAAGACCCGCGAGAGCGAACGCCTGAGGAAATGGCGGCACTCCAAGCAGCGGCTGACGCAGCGTCTAAAATATAATATTTATGCGTATGGATAAACGAGTTGCGTTGATTACCGGCGTTGAGGGCGTGATGGGTGTTGAGATTGTTAAGCATATGGCACGCAAGGGATATGCTATTGCGTTGGCATGTTGTGATGACTTTGATAAGGCACGTGCGCTTGAGCGGCTATGTGCCGTACAGGGTGTGGAGACCTTGCTGCTGTCGGGCGATATTAACGTTAGCGGCACTTGCAGCAAGTGGATTGCTGACATTTTGACGTTTTTCCAGCGGTTGGATGTGTTGATATGCAATGTGGGTTACAACAGTGAGGGGCAATGGTTTAACGTTATTGATGATGCCGATTTTTTGCCCGGCGCGCAAAATGAAATTCACGGACTTGTGGATTTAATCCAAGCGGCGGCGTGGCCAATGGAACAGGGCAAGCAAGGGCGAATGATTACGGTATCTTTGCCGTGCGGGTTGGTCAGCAAATCGCGCGACGAATTGTTGACTTCTGCCGTTGAAGGCATGACGCGCACCAAGGCAAAGGAGCTTGCCAAGCACAACATTACAGTTAATGCTGTTTTGCCCGGCGTGATTGATTTTCCCAACCATGTTGTCCGCAGCGACAATGCGCTGCTCGACATTCCGCTGAGCAGGTTGGGCAAGCCGTCAGAAGTGACCGAGGCTGTCGATTATTTACTGTCGCCTGCGGCGGCGTATGTAACGGGGTTGTCGTTAGCTGTAGATGGGGGCGTAAGGCTTTAATTTTTTTGAATCAATAAGGCGGCAGTTATACAACTGCCGCCTGTTTTTTGCGTAATATACCCTACGGCAACCCGCGTTCATCCTCGCTAATGAGAATTTCACCGTGTTCTCTCTCGAATTCATCAATACACTTTTCCGCGAGAAATTCAAGTTGTGCGTTGAGAGAGCGGCGGTTTCTCTTCGCGATTTTGGTAATTTTAATATGCATATCTTCTTCAAAGCGAATTCCGGTCTGTATTCTATGATTATACATGGTAGCAGCTCCTTTGCATTATGCTACCACTATGGTACACTACGAAGGCTTGACTTGCAGCTAACTATATGTTATCGTGTTGTTATCGAAAATTGGGAGGACGCGTTTATGAAGCAATTCACTATTGAACTGAATGAAAAGGCGTATAAGTGGATAGCGCACATTGCCGAAGTGACGGGAAAGCCCGAGGAAACTGATTGCCAGTGGGGTGTATGGTCAAATCAGCAGGGTTAGCGATGGCGTTGTCAGAGCCTTTACGTGGCATGATTATCATGACGAAGAGTAGGAGCCGGTTAAATAACCGGCTCCTACTCTTCGTCTTCTTTGGGAATCCACTTTTTGCCCAACACTCGCGGCATAAATATTGCGCTTCGCGCTACCCAGTCGCCAGCCATCGCCAGCCAAATGCCGATCAGCCCTAAGTTCAAATATCGTCCCAAGAACCACGCGCCGAACAACCGCACGATAAACAGCGAGCCTAGGGACGCGACAACGGTGTAGCGCACATCGCCCGCTCCGCGCAAGGCATTTGGCCCCACGAAGCCAGGTGCCCAAAAAAGCGGCATTGTGGCAGCGAGCAGTAAAATGACTGTGCGTGCCAAAGAGGTGATCTCGTCTTGATATTGTGCGGCTTGTCCCATATTCATGTTGATGAGTGTATTCATCAGCGGGAGAGTGAGCAGTGCTGCACCGGTTTGTAACAGGCACGCCAGCCCAATCATTTTGAGCATATACTTCCGCGCTTCGTCGTAGCGTTTCGCACCGTAGGCTTGGCCAACCATGGTGACGACTATCGTCATGACCGCTCCGCCCGGCAGCAAAATCAGCGCGGCGACGTTGGAACCTACCATATTGGCGTTGAGGACGATGTCGCCCATGTCGGCCATAAAAACCATAACCAACAGCTTTGTGCCGCTGAAAAAGAAAGCGTCCAGGCTGGCGGGGATTGAGATGCGCAGCACAGGCGCGAGTAGCGCGGCCTTGAGCTTAAAAGTGATTTTTGACAAGTAAATCGTTCCGATGCCGCGCCATTGCAAAAACACCAACACGCCCGCCGCTGCCAAGCGGTTGGCAACCATACCCCAGCCGAGCGCGTCGATGTCCATGCCCAACCCGCGGCAGGCGTATATTGTGGCAATCAACGCGATGTTGCCTATAATGGAAGCCAGCATGGGGCCGACGTTATTGCCCGTAGCGCGCATTAAGCCTGCCAAGCCCGAATACGCTGCCCAAAGCGGCATTGACAGCGCAATGTAACGGAAATAGATGTTGGTCTGTGCGATGGTCTCGGTGCCTGCGCCGCCAAAAAGCAGGCCGATGAGCGGATTGCCAAACAGGGCAAGCAGCACAGAAACGACCGTTACGCCCATAACCAATGCCATAATGGCCTGCATGGCTGTTTGGCCCGCCGTTTTCACGTCGCCGCCGCCAATGCGCTGTGACACAACGACAGTAATGCCTGATGAGTACGCCATCAACAGCCCGATAAAAAGAAAATTGACAGGGTTAACCAACCCCACAGCGCTTGTGGCACTGGCCGAAATGCCGGTTGCCATAGCTGTCGAGATAATCATAGCCGCTGTGGCAAGCAACGATTCGAGCATGACCGGCCACAGCATTTTGAAAGTGGCTTTGCGGTTAAATATCATAAAAAATAGTATAGCATGATTTTTATGATACGACAAGTAGGTGGTGCGGTTTCACGCCTGTTTATACGTTTGCATTGTTGTGAGTGGAAGAAACTGCTTGACAATATATAGTGCGTTATGCTACAATATGACAAGATTTTACCCCCTATTTAGTGATTGGCATGTGTTGCCGATATTGGGGACAAACTACTGTAATGTAGGAGAAAATTATGAAAATCATCAACGAAAAAGGCAAACTCTTTGGATTGATTAACTTGGTTGACCTGTTGATGCTTGTGACCTTGGCTGTTGTCGTTGTTGCAGGCGCGGTATTTTTCCTTGGCGGCGGCGAATATGGCTATGGTGCGGCAAAGCAAGAGGAAGCATCGGAACCGTACTTTGTGGAGGTAGCGTTTACTGT
The Oscillospiraceae bacterium genome window above contains:
- a CDS encoding 3-phosphoglycerate dehydrogenase family protein, with protein sequence MFNILTLNKIAKVGLDRLPSDKFTCADNHADPDGVILRSADMHGFELGGNLKAIARAGAGTNNIPVDACAEAGIVVFNTPGANANAVKELCLGALVLASRDVYGGMAWVQSLQGTEEVAKAVEKGKSNYVGPELKGKKIGVLGLGAIGAPVANAAYALDMEVYGYDPFMSAESAWKLSRAVKPAPSLNFLFSECDHVSLHIPSTPDNKAQLKEALAAAKPGLRIINMARGDLFSNDDILSALSDGRLARYVTDFPNEGMLGHKDIVCIPHLGASTPESEDNCAVMAADELQDYLVNGNIANSVNFPNVSMAREFPHRLCVAHKNVPNILNTLTSACGVNGINIENMQNKSKKDYAYTLLDSATPFDSDAVAKLEGIEGILRIRVL
- a CDS encoding SDR family oxidoreductase yields the protein MDKRVALITGVEGVMGVEIVKHMARKGYAIALACCDDFDKARALERLCAVQGVETLLLSGDINVSGTCSKWIADILTFFQRLDVLICNVGYNSEGQWFNVIDDADFLPGAQNEIHGLVDLIQAAAWPMEQGKQGRMITVSLPCGLVSKSRDELLTSAVEGMTRTKAKELAKHNITVNAVLPGVIDFPNHVVRSDNALLDIPLSRLGKPSEVTEAVDYLLSPAAAYVTGLSLAVDGGVRL
- a CDS encoding MATE family efflux transporter, translated to MIFNRKATFKMLWPVMLESLLATAAMIISTAMATGISASATSAVGLVNPVNFLFIGLLMAYSSGITVVVSQRIGGGDVKTAGQTAMQAIMALVMGVTVVSVLLALFGNPLIGLLFGGAGTETIAQTNIYFRYIALSMPLWAAYSGLAGLMRATGNNVGPMLASIIGNIALIATIYACRGLGMDIDALGWGMVANRLAAAGVLVFLQWRGIGTIYLSKITFKLKAALLAPVLRISIPASLDAFFFSGTKLLVMVFMADMGDIVLNANMVGSNVAALILLPGGAVMTIVVTMVGQAYGAKRYDEARKYMLKMIGLACLLQTGAALLTLPLMNTLINMNMGQAAQYQDEITSLARTVILLLAATMPLFWAPGFVGPNALRGAGDVRYTVVASLGSLFIVRLFGAWFLGRYLNLGLIGIWLAMAGDWVARSAIFMPRVLGKKWIPKEDEE